Proteins co-encoded in one Theileria equi strain WA chromosome 3, complete sequence genomic window:
- a CDS encoding 104 kDa microneme-rhoptry antigen precursor p104, putative (encoded by transcript BEWA_008790A) produces MMIFLHFTLWFAFLGLAVAIEPKEDKTERLTLDITDQNRFQLCLVKTKEYNDLESIFYIPRKGNLNKLIEGGVTIFESDSAKLSEVMIVMENNEARLALIQCAFETSHKYYEKVADQWHPIDHGTFEDKRANIRSRMTTLSRFQLNLESKRDCSQFVVKRLDCGDHILYTYTPKCGHHATSVIFGKTQIWTSNDGKRCAEVLAYCKDGVLRAAQLFIADLKTEEILYFEIKGELSVPISDSRLSLIVMEMQSETKRIQYILDIANVDRTNFEVATCTLGGVTYTVYEPKSKYLEAIVDGNKRIWQIQNSRERCYSILTHGRDEQILVSLNILDENLGTVDSRYYHKDGDVWKPTDASVFYTELEDLKDPNSSYSLGIRSSYLTITPKMCIIALLMVVF; encoded by the coding sequence ATGATGATTTTTTTGCATTTTACCCTTTGGTTTGCCTTTTTGGGTCTAGCGGTCGCCATAGAACCCAAAGAAGACAAAACTGAAAGGTTAACTTTGGATATCACAGACCAGAATAGATTTCAACTCTGTCTGGTTAAAACAAAAGAGTACAATGATTTGGAATCCATTTTCTATATACCAAGAAAAGGCAACCTGAATAAATTGATTGAAGGTGGAGTGACGATATTTGAATCGGACTCTGCAAAGCTCTCTGAGGTAATGATCGTTATGGAGAACAATGAAGCTCGACTAGCATTAATACAGTGTGCATTTGAAACATCCCATAAAtactatgaaaaggttgCCGACCAGTGGCACCCTATAGATCATGGTACCTTTGAGGATAAAAGGGCCAACATAAGATCAAGAATGACCACTCTTTCCAGGTTCCAACTAAACCTTGAGAGTAAGAGAGATTGTTCTCAATTTGTAGTGAAAAGGTTGGATTGTGGTGATCACATTTTATACACATACACACCAAAATGTGGACACCACGCTACTAGTGttatatttggaaaaacACAGATATGGACAAGCAATGACGGCAAAAGATGTGCTGAGGTATTGGCATATTGTAAAGATGGTGTACTGAGAGCTGCACAGCTGTTTATAGCAGATTTGAAAACAGAAGAGATCCTCTACTTTGAGATTAAGGGAGAATTGTCGGTACCAATCTCAGACTCTAGGTTATCTCTAATAGTTATGGAAATGCAAAGTGAAACTAAAAGGATACAATATATTCTAGATATTGCCAATGTTGACCGAACAAACTTTGAGGTTGCGACTTGCACTCTTGGAGGTGTAACATACACCGTTTATGAGCCAAAATCAAAGTATTTGGAAGCAATAGTGGATGGTAACAAGAGAATTTGGCAAATTCAAAATAGCCGTGAGAGGTGTTATAGTATCCTAACGCATGGACGAGATGAGCAAATTCTAGTATCTCTTAACATTCTCGATGAAAATCTAGGTACGGTAGACAGTAGATACTACCacaaagatggagatgTTTGGAAACCTACAGATGCATCTGTATTTTATACTGAACTTGAGGACCTCAAGGATCCAAATTCATCTTATAGCCTTGGTATAAGATCAAGTTACTTGACTATCACACCAAAGATGTGTATTATTGCCCTTCTAATGGTagtattttaa
- a CDS encoding vacuolar ATP synthase subunit, putative (encoded by transcript BEWA_008800A): MELCTFNVNYGYLEGVVRGYRSSFLTAMDYKKMGVAESLEDLRTVLESTDYASVFIDEQAQITTNIIAKLCKEKLANDYAYLRQQSDGKLALFLDFIAREKMIDNLIALLQGIVNKTKPEELLERIDPIGWFRGIKAIISSELGQSTEELYRIILCDTPIGPYFERYLTTVNYMGSGAGFADKRSPLDSTNIAIMKSTLKKLWLEDFYNFSISLGGTTAEVMSHILKTEADFRALSLTLNCINLNQTNTVIQDRNKLYTSIGYLYPYGTDKLCKAYNETTLQAALAPFPKYSHLYEACKSNLNGADTRLTRYDTGDKSLEDLIYAESVRLCEMSFEQQLHFGIFYAWVKLKEQEIRNIMWIADMILLKRPEQISRVLPIFKARV, encoded by the exons ATGGAGTTGTGTACATTTAATGTCAACTACGGCTACCTTGAAGGAGTAGTTCGAGGCTATCGGTCCAGCTTTTTGACAGCAATGGACTACAAAAAGATGGGAGTCGCAGAAAGTTTGGAAGATTTAAGGACTGTGCTTGAATCTACGGATTATGCATCCGTTTTTATAGATGAACAAGCTCAAATCACCACGAATATAATTGCAAAACTGTGTAAAGAGAAATTGGCGAATGACTACGC GTACCTCAGGCAACAATCTGACGGAAAACTCGCCTTATTTCTAGACTTTATCGC GAGGGAAAAGATGATTGACAATTTAATTGCACTATTGCAGGGAATAGTGAACAAAACTAAGCCAGAAGAGCTTTTGGAACGTATTGATCCAATAGGCTGGTTTAGAGGAATAAAGGCGATTATATCGTCAGAACTTGGTCAATCCACAGAGGAATTGTATAGGATTATCCTATGCGACACACCAATAG GCCCATATTTTGAAAGATACTTAACCACTGTGAATTACATGGGTTCAGGTGCTGGATTTGCAGACAAGAGGTCACCACTGGATTCTACAAACATTGCCATTATGAAGAGTACGCTGAAAAAGCTTTGGCTTGAGGACTTTTATAACTTTTCAATATCTCTAGGAGGCACTACGGCTGAAGTTATGAGTCATATATTGAAGACGGAGGCGGATTTTAGGGCCCTATCTTTGACCCTAAATTGCATAAATCTAAATCAGACAAATACTGTGATACAAGACAGGAATAAACTGTACACATCGATTGGATATCTCTATCCATATGGAACAGATAAGCTATGCAAGGCATACAATGAAACAACACTTCAAGCTGCTCTTGCACcctttccaaagtattCCCATCTGTATGAAGCTTGCAAGTCAAATCTCAACGGG GCGGATACTCGTTTGACACGTTACGATACGGGTGATAAGTCCCTTGAGGATCTTATTTACGCGGAGAGCGTGCGACTTTGCGAGATGAGTTTTGAGCAACAACTTCACTTTGGTATATTCTACGCATGGGTTAAACTCAAGGAACAAGAGATCAGAAACATAATGTGGATTGCCGACATGATACTTTTAAAACGTCCAGAGCAGATTTCAAGGGTACTGCCCATTTTTAAAGCAAGGGTATAG
- a CDS encoding hypothetical protein (encoded by transcript BEWA_008780A): MILSRGVWTDLKNLWPVEHSQKYLVKRDDELEITDGYTKLYLEIRGNCLFGYSTNEYSANQNCEPIAAWILEHVHIEIKTDTFVSAYDQDYFAAVEIFKNSDSQKPFLRIFTNSQGTAVDLCDKLNKCSLTNLKRLADKDMNISAQLALNRLESLKYEHSFIKRQQEALRLDNTLLLTQSNVNKQVFSEYGRIYALENAQLKKELEQTLEVLRDKDSTIESLRNELKIYRSKISENQAITDELKETISSTNAAIDDVNSIPEKRLRVMYTKRTRQANMLSLKLLNSKHENSMVLSKYHSLKHDMNEELDRIHAILRFDDMYEMLKLWILCNELKVDYYEKITDMTQEEQDKLLKHIEMAQEDLKVAIVIARASYITYRTDIFNQILKSCRIGAHPTFNKSQEIINESFERLSWIFHPEVCKMDDQSTEPVWINSTKMTQFLEHKLYRNEIPWYNRLSFASALKPVLSYDACNKNELELKKQLYYCVNQNLNLGQKIKSLNKQIGMKDVKLSCVSSESPDLYPDAPIYFLENKGLVQSNKLKSLIEQEFQGVEVDALNIADINIYELIKSHFRHCTTFIAAHDASILRFCTSVWVFHDGSLIKICKAKDIIDSESPSKIIEDCVSETN, from the exons ATGATTCTTAGTAGGGGGGTTTGGACTGATTTGAAAAATCTGTGGCCAGTAGAACATTCCCAAAAGTACCTCGTGAAGCGTGATGATGAACTTGAAATTACCGATGGATACACAAAATTGTATCTAGAAATTAGAGGGAACTGTCTATTTGGCTACAGTACTAATGAGTACTCGGCAAATCAGAATTGCGAACCCATCGCGGCATGGATACTGGAACACGTACACATCGAGATAAAGACAGATACTTTTGTAAGTGCGTATGACCAAGATTACTTTGCAGCGGTGgaaatatttaaaaattcag ACTCACAAAAGCCCTTTTTGAGGATATTCACAAATTCTCAAGGAACAGCAGTTGACTTATGTGATAAATTAAACAAATGCAGTTTAACCAATTTAAAGCGCCTAGCAGATAAAGATATGAACATATCTGCGCAATTGGCTTTAAATCGATTGGAATCGCTTAAATATGAACATTCATTTATTAAGAGACAACAAGAAGCCTTAAGGCTAGATAACACTCTGCTTCTGACGCAGTCTAACGTAAACAAGCAGGTATTTTCagaatatggaagaatatatgCATTGGAAAATGCACAACTAAAAAAGGAACTTGAGCAAACACTTGAAGTTTTAAGGGACAAGGATTCAACAATAGAGTCCCTTAGAAATGAACTTAAGATTTACCGATCTAAAATAAGCGAGAATCAGGCCATAACCGATGAGTTGAAGGAAACCATAAGTTCCACAAATGCTGCTATTGATGACGTTAACTCTATACCAGAAAAGAGACTTCGTGTAATGTACACCAAAAGGACCAGACAAGCTAACATGTTATCGCTGAAGCTTTTAAATTCTAAGCACGAAAATTCTATGGTACTAAGCAAGTACCATTCACTCAAACATGATATGAATGAGGAATTGGACAGAATTCATGCAATTCTGAGATTCGATGATATGTACGAAATGCTCAAGCTTTGGATACTATGTAATGAATTAAAGGTAGACTATTACGAAAAAATTACGGACATGACACAAGAGGAACAGGACAAATTACTAAAACATATTGAAATGGCTCAAGAAGATCTCAAAGTTGCAATTGTTATTGCACGGGCCTCCTACATAACTTATCGTACCGATATTTTCAatcaaattttaaaatcatGCCGAATAGGAGCACATCCCACATTTAACAAGTCACAGgagattataaatgaatcATTCGAACGACTTTCGTGGATATTCCATCCTGAAGTATGCAAAATGGATGACCAAAGTACTGAACCTGTGTGGATAAATTCCACGAAAATGACGCAATTTCTCGAACACAAACTTTATAGGAACGAAATTCCATGGTATAATAGGCTTTCATTTGCCTCTGCACTGAAACCGGTACTAAGCTATGACGCATGTAATAAAAACGAGTTGGAGCTTAAAAAACAACTCTATTATTGTGTAAACCAAAACTTGAATCTCGGACAAAAGATCAAATCTCTAAATAAGCAAATAGGAA TGAAAGATGTAAAGCTTTCTTGTGTATCATCCGAGTCTCCGGATTTATACCCAGATGctccaatatattttctggagaaCAAGGGTCTTGTGCAGAGCAACAAACTCAAGTCTTTGATAGAGCAGGAA TTTCAAGGAGTGGAAGTTGATGCATTAAACATTGCTGACATTAACATTTATGAGCTCATAAAGAGTCACTTTAGACActgtacaacatttatcGCAGCTCACGATGCAAGTATCTTGCGTTTCTGCACTTCAGTCTGGGTATTCCACGACGGATCCCTAATTAAGATCTGCAAAGCAAAGGACATTATAGACAGTGAATCACCGtcaaagattatagagGATTGTGTTTCAGAGACTAATTAA
- a CDS encoding proteasome regulatory component, putative (encoded by transcript BEWA_008770A), whose translation MSLDTGINAMPYDAFRDLLSHCISILELGISRSESRFIIRLMRHFKTLRSFLNNHPSTSVRILKAHLKGYAFSSNPCVVAELAYNSLKVASPPILATSAQGDSLSDENLHDEFTSPSFEIQFVPHDSQLAETKVMLATLALIYLLDSKEYELAMELADKLANLMLSFNKRIMDYLAAKIYFYYSRSYELGGKFKDARNLLMKSYRKACLHHDPMTQAVTFNCILRNLIHHKLYSQAFKLICKTTFPEYLSSNAQYARYLYYYGKVLSVQLEYSEACSKLMQAIRKAPQNDKTAYGFKLQATKLSIIVNLLMCDIPSKSVFTNPSTRKDLKPYEAVVIAVRTGDLGIFSELCNKYSSLFEKDDTMFLISRLRNNVIKGGLRKINIAYSKIPLSHVASKLGISSVDYTESIISKAIHDGIIEAVIDHDAQFVQSKCNVDLYKSYEPMRAFHKRINFCLKLHSNAIQAMRYPEEQENSKDAAVPSNDKDSLELEFDNGLGDGPLL comes from the exons ATGAGCTTAGACACTGGTATTAACGCTATGCCATACGATGCATTCCGAGATTTGCTATCTCACTGCATCTCAATCCTTGAGCTAGGCATTTCACGCTCAGAATCACGCTTCATCATTCGTCTTATGCGACATTTCAAGACTTTGAGATCGTTTTTAAATAACCATCCGTCAACTTCTGTTAGAATTCTAAAGGCTCACCTGAAAGGATATGCCTTCAGTTCAAACCCCTGTGTTGTGGCAGAATTGGCCTACAACTCACTAAAGGTCGCTAGTCCACCTATTTTGGCTACAAGCGCGCaaggagattctctatctGATGAAAATTTACATGATG AGTTTACATCTCCTTCATTTGAAATACAATTCGTTCCACACGATTCTCAACTTGCTGAAACTAAAGTAATGCTTGCTACACTTGCATTGATTTACCTTTTGGACTCTAAGGAATATGAGCTG GCAATGGAATTGGCAGACAAACTTGCAAATTTGATGTTAAGTTTCAATAAGCGTATTATGGACTACCTGGCTGCCAAAATTTATTTCTACTACTCTAGGAGTTATGAACTCGGTGGGAAGTTTAAAGATGCCAGAAA CCTTTTGATGAAATCGTACCGCAAGGCTTGCCTGCATCACGACCCTATGACTCAGGCTGTGACTTTTAATTGCATTTTGAGAAATTTGATCCATCATAAGCTCTACTCTCAAGCATTCAAGCTA ATATGCAAGACTACCTTCCCAGAATACCTGAGTTCTAATGCACAATATGCAAGATATCTCTATTACTACG GCAAAGTATTATCTGTCCAGTTGGAATATAGTGAAGCGTGCAGTAAGCTAATGCAAGCAATCAGGAAAGCCCCTCAAAATGACAAAACAGCGTATGGATTCAAACTACAG GCAACAAAACTCTCTATCATTGTTAATCTACTAATGTGTGATATTCCCAGCAAAAGTGTCTTCACAAATCCAAGCACCAGAAAGGATCTGAAACCTTATGAAGCTGTGGTTATCGCTGTTAGGACAGGAGATTTGGGAATATTCTCTGAACTGTGTAACAAatattcttctttattTGAGAAAGACGACACAATGTTTCTGATCTCTCGACTTCGTAATAATGTAATAAAGGGAGGATTGCGCAAAATTAACATTGCCTATTCAAAGATTCCACTT AGCCATGTGGCTAGTAAGTTGGGGATTTCTTCCGTGGATTACACTGAAAGTATCATCTCAAAGGCTATCCATGACGGCATTATAGAGGCCGTAATTGATCATGATGCCCAATTTGTTCAATCAAAG TGTAATGTGGATTTGTACAAGAGTTATGAGCCAATGCGCGCATTTCataaaaggataaatttcTGTCTGAAATTGCATTCAAATGCCATACAG GCCATGAGATATCCTGAGGAGCAAGAGAATAGCAAAGATGCCGCAGTACCATCGAATGATAAGGATTCTCTGGAG CTTGAGTTTGACAATGGGCTTGGCGATGGTCCGCTCCTTTAA
- a CDS encoding hypothetical protein (encoded by transcript BEWA_008810A): MESYHRLERSKAVDLPCECNFIMQQWLYRRAIHTKRYRKRYTILYNDKLYTFAKTPALDKCDPQELSNVLKTATNVWDLTGSTVSAEPDVIGGLYRWKIVFRKSKKVVTSTEKFMKFISNKQNLSTGYEDSIHDVFEKFTQNNTEPGTNPAESQDHVWFAATNHKVATDWVIALIQTSRYGSLYNVVYKNPFKRKYLQFTPPWFLEPFDFFPSTGSDVHFRERGASFTYMKISISRLFNLPISENVQVYCVVEFGSSFYSLPLYKYEYETIFTFVPSINEDSTPVNITETGRYYNTDHGSLVPLRNFLQLDEKAESSEEDMLMAVGAGYSYKKHINVRSYKSGTNTGMQPGTSVITRLLNLNANNTTEKNQVVEKKSIMYNKDACIYIPILKNTSQEIIWIHFFHSSDNYIGSASIKDLDIGIKEPATVKTCMIKVVHALNPLNYKRIEPTDYSLESTVLSVSNPKDILNNNGFVELSVIIPRKLGDFFYPVTLSFGSHGEYVSKATKASVTAGVQMLMSNIRRIKPLYKHISSLWHYIKSVLEFKHMERSFFWLAYLIFSFGVFPNRLLLWTTLPIIRYLISNHPSFKIKISEWLLRYPILIFLLPRYLIYPYLVLPKSACVVCCKKHSFLRENAQSINPDAVYKTLMVSRYFHTSDIKSQYFGRDSAKYVTSCATKIAGKEQKDDIQETADNPYTEEFTVTDVSGVLNVPVDNVLLPLHGSQPEHTIEPNSNLADKSLHIRDYSEKKISVYTMSIPLVTSKHVLNDSVLYPKFSGTQVDCCSHRGIVLSYLAAMFFTEMGESVFSSINGGQYEILDGFHQVFYNPPPYRTSMSTYKNVIFTIKYFLYMIFLTCFGGISDINILHLMHKNKLFKKLSIESTSNKFVNFNEICSGIKGKKLKVYENERRFMFGNFSSANLRFYERSHFSTEDGKDTELDDLSKYNAHLVINSKTDKNGWVYAKNWNAAWVPDSTAFTFVRRRQWILTLKYTDISKRRPSLCMYTSGNMGKSSFKYAGGLGDIQRRSQTEKEPLLDKTLSSTITTTNQYQQDTGRSFLFFNKNLKKPEKQNNSVKKLFSRFKAFKERKKDQGQYEVSPLKDPPKAVKTKSRFFDRFKISLKPSNLSSLETSQLDTLEYNSSSQNTTPSITPTGCPSARNLYTPALPSEEQLSRREISQLDSDIQSYTSEISAIDDVHSVTSETPYSSEDTNTLFTFKLMEAFFALLIVLLICVILDMAKISLEIIWMIIKLILGMKTTHGDACDEIKLDHEMSDAARREYEMFKKPYICTIVPKDGRNWFKLRKRRRCFMLPERLRMDIEPYISIPLNTFMDDTRDSDDIESHRYNPTLDSDFMTEESGVEGIRKKRTVYGVDDFEDSDSSMDSQPIAADFFNDDIWDDKSGLKRISSVDLYEDDLFFTFSREKGNDDSVERMESPHLREDLEDIKLQKEKRGTIYRYIRSVYRGRTKKTRDETGGSNPLSDYDQDSDDDASSQNKLSVIGMLRKFKDKITYANCKINLYMTRYEKFVNMFSWMNSNVTMIISVFISVLALLNCFLRIETLLLFFILLQFEAGYKSGTWERNILYTTKRHLDRAFEDLEIFRPLWDLSNHQINALLQRIKEFSSIELSVSTIRESKDAWQLAYTISNRLAGKTFYRDWRRQRWIDNLFRRSPCDSYTQHTSQ, translated from the exons atggaatCATACCATAGGCTTGAGAGATCCAAAGCCGTGGATTTGCCATGTGAATGCAATTTTATTATGCAGCAATGGCTATATCGCAGAGCAATACATACCAAGCGTTATAGAAAGAGATACACTATTCTTTATAACGACAAACTATACACATTTGCTAAAACACCGGCCCTAGACAAATGTGACCCTCAAGAACTGTCAAATGTATTAAAAACAGCAACAAACGTCTGGGATTTGACAGGTTCAACAGTTTCTGCAGAGCCAGACGTAATAGGAGGCTTATACAGATGGAAAATAGTCTTtagaaaatccaaaaagGTTGTTACTAGTACCGAAAAATTTATGAAGTTCATCTCAAACAAACAAAATTTAAGCACTGGATATGAAGATAGCATCCATGATGTCTTTGAAAAATTCACACAGAATAATACCGAGCCAGGAACTAACCCGGCAGAATCGCAAGATCATGTCTGGTTTGCTGCTACCAACCACAAGGTCGCAACT GATTGGGTTATTGCACTTATACAGACCTCAAGATACGGATCTCTGTATAATGTTGTCTATAAAAACCCATTCAAAAGAAAGTACTTGCAATTTACACCTCCTTGGTTTTTGGAACCATTTGATTTTTTTCCATCCACAGGTAGTGATGTACATTTTCGAGAGAGAGGTGCTTCATTTACATACATGAAAATAAGCATATCTCGTTTGTTTAATCTACCAATCTCTGAGAATGTACAAGTTTATTGTGTCGTTGAATTTGGGAGCAGCTTTTATAGCTTACCACTCTACAAATATGAATATGAAACAATATTTACGTTTGTACCGAGTATTAACGAAGACTCAACACCAGTAAACATAACAGAAACGGGAAGGTATTACAATACAGATCATGGAAGTTTAGTTCCTTTGAGAAATTTTTTGCAATTAGATGAAAAGGCTGAGTCAAGTGAGGAGGATATGTTAATGGCTGTTGGAGCAGGGTACAGCTATAAAAAACACATAAATGTCAGAAGCTACAAATCTGGTACAAATACGGGTATGCAACCAGGGACCAGCGTAATCACTAGGCTTTTAAATTTGAACGCCAATAATACTACAGAAAAGAACCAGGTTGTTGAAAAAAAGAGTATTATGTACAATAAAGATGCCTGTATATATATTCCAATCTTAAAGAATACTTCCCAAGAGATCATATGgatccattttttccaCAGTTCAGACAATTATATTGGAAGTGCATCTATAAAAGACTTGGATATCGGAATTAAAGAGCCAGCTACAGTTAAAACTTGCATGATTAAAGTAGTACACGCTTTAAATCCTCTAAATTATAAAAGGATAGAACCAACAGACTATTCTTTAGAGTCTACAGTCTTGTCTGTTAGCAATCCAAAGGATATTCTAAATAATAATGGATTTGTTGAATTATCTGTAATAATTCCTAGGAAATTGGGAGATTTTTTCTATCCAGTTACCCTTTCTTTTGGATCTCATGGTGAATATGTTTCAAAGGCTACAAAAGCCTCGGTAACTGCAGGTGTTCAAATGTTAATGTCAAATATTAGGAGGATAAAACCACTGTACAAGCATATTAGTTCACTTTGGCATTATATAAAATCAGTTCTAGAATTTAAACACATGGAAAGGTCGTTTTTTTGGCTTGCGTACTTGATTttttcctttggagtattcCCAAATAGGCTTTTATTATGGACAACCTTACCGATTATTAGGTATCTAATATCTAATCATCCGTCATTTAAGATAAAAATATCGGAATGGCTCTTGAGGTACCCAATATTGATTTTTTTATTGCCAAGATATTTAATTTACCCATATCTAGTACTACCTAAATCAGCGTGTGTAGTTTGTTGCAAGAAACATTCGTTTTTGAGGGAGAATGCCCAATCCATTAATCCAGATGCGGTATATAAAACCCTGATGGTTTCTAGGTATTTTCATACGTCTGATATTAAATCACAATATTTCGGTCGTGATTCTGCAAAGTATGTTACCTCTTGTGCAACAAAGATCGCAGGTAAAGAGCAAAAGGATGATATACAAGAAACAGCAGACAATCCATATACTGAGGAATTTACTGTTACAGATGTTTCTGGAGTTCTAAATGTTCCAGTAGATAATGTACTTTTGCCATTGCACGGTTCACAACCAGAACATACCATAGAGCCTAATAGCAACCTTGCAGATAAATCATTACACATTCGGGATTATAGTGAAAAGAAAATTTCAGTTTATACAATGAGTATTCCACTTGTGACATCTAAACATGTTTTAAATGATTCTGTACTTTATCCAAAGTTTTCTGGCACACAGGTGGATTGTTGCAGTCATAGAGGGATAGTACTGTCATATCTTGCTGCTATGTTTTTTACAGAGATGGGAGAGTCTGTATTTTCCAGCATAAATGGAGGCCAGTATGAAATACTGGATGGGTTTCATCAGGTATTTTACAATCCACCTCCTTATAGAACATCAATGTCCACatacaaaaatgtaatATTTACAATCAAGTACTTTTTGTATATGATCTTCCTTACCTGTTTTGGTGGTATTTCTGACATCAACATACTACACTTGATGCATAAAAACAAGTTGTTTAAAAAGCTTTCAATTGAGTCTACTAGTAATAAATTTGTGAATTTCAATGAAATTTGCAGTGGTATAAAGGGgaaaaaattaaaagtatATGAAAATGAACGTAGGTTTAtgtttggaaatttttCTAGTGCgaatttgcgattttatGAGAGGAGTCATTTTTCTACTGAGGATGGAAAGGATACTGAACTGGATGATTTGTCAAAATACAATGCCCACCTTGTCATAAATTCAAAAACTGACAAAAATGGATGGGTGTATGCTAAAAATTGGAATGCTGCATGGGTACCTGATTCAACAGCCTTTACATTTGTACGCAGAAGACAGTGGATACTAACTCTGAAATATACAGATATATCAAAGAGGAGACCATCTCTATGCATGTATACATCAGGAAACATGGGAAAAAGTTCATTTAAATATGCTGGAGGATTGGGCGATATACAAAGAAGATCACAAACCGAAAAAGAGCCGCTACTAGACAAAACTTTATCCAGTACCATTACCACTACAAACCAATATCAGCAGGATACTGGCCgttcatttttatttttcaataaaaatttaaagaagCCAGAAAAACAGAATAATTCAGTGAAAAAATTGTTTTCAAGGTTCAAGGCATTCAAAGAACGAAAAAAGGATCAGGGGCAATATGAGGTTTCTCCATTAAAGGATCCGCCTAAAGCTGTAAAGACAAAGTCACGTTTCTTCGACAggtttaaaatttccttAAAGCCCTCAAACttatcttctttggagACCTCACAGCTTGATACATTAGAATATAATTCTTCATCACAAAACACGACTCCCAGTATAACTCCTACAGGCTGCCCAAGTGCTAGGAATTTATATACTCCTGCATTACCTTCTGAGGAACAATTATCCCGTCGTGAAATATCGCAGCTTGATAGTGATATTCAAAGCTATACTAGTGAAATATCCGCTATTGATGACGTGCATAGCGTTACTAGCGAAACACCATACTCTTCAGAAGATACAAACACTCTTTTCACGTTCAAGCTTATGGAAGCATTTTTTGCACTGTTGATTGTATTACTAATTTGTGTTATACTAGATATGGCAAAAATTTCTCTAGAAATTATTTGGATGATTATAAAGTTAATTTTAGGTATGAAAACAACACATGGAGATGCATGTGATGAAATAAAATTGGATCACGAAATGAGTGATGCAGCTAGACGTGAATATGAAATGTTCAAAAAACCGTATATATGTACTATAGTGCCCAAAGATGGACGTAATTGGTTTAAACTTAGAAAAAGACGACGTTGTTTTATGTTACCGGAGAGATTACGCATGGATATAGAACCTTATATATCTATTCCCTTAAATACGTTTATGGATGATACACGCGATTCCGATGATATTGAGTCACACAGATATAACCCTACTCTGGATTCAGATTTTATGACGGAGGAAAGTGGAGTAGAAGGAATTAGAAAAAAGAGAACTGTTTATGGTGTTGACGATTTTGAAGATTCAGATTCTAGCATGGATAGTCAACCCATCGCTGCAGATTTTTTTAACGATGATATTTGGGATGATAAATCTGGATTGAAAAGAATATCTTCGGTGGATCTTTATGAAGATGACCTCTTTTTTACCTTCTCCAGGGAAAAAGGAAATGATGATTCAGTTGAACGCATGGAGTCTCCACACCTTAGAGAGGATTTAGAAGATATAAAGCTGCAAAAAGAAAAAAGAGGAACAATATACCGATATATCCGTAGTGTGTATAGGGGTAGGACGAAAAAAACTAGGGATGAAACAGGAGGATCAAATCCTCTCTCTGATTACGATCAAGATTCGGATGACGATGCATCATCTCAAAATAAACTTAGCGTTATAGGGATGCTACGTAAGTTTAAGGATAAGATAACATATGCCAACTGCaagataaatttgtatatGACACGTTACGAGAAGTTTGTGAATATGTTTTCTTGGATGAACAGCAACGTTACAATGATTATTTCGGTATTCATATCGGTCCTAGCATTACTAAACTGTTTTTTGCGAATAGAGACTCTACTCTTATTCTTCATACTCTTGCAATTTGAGGCTGGATACAAGAGTGGGACCTGGGAAAGGAACATCTTGTATACAACGAAGAGGCATTTGGACCGTGCCTTTGAAGATCTAGAGATATTTAGACCGCTTTGGGATCTTTCAAATCACCAGATAAATGCGCTCCTGCAGAGAATCAAGGAGTTCTCCTCAATCGAGCTTTCGGTTTCGACTATTCGCGAATCAAAGGACGCATGGCAGTTAGCATATACTATATCGAATCGACTTGCTGGTAAGACGTTTTATAGGGACTGGCGACGACAGAGATGGATAGATAATCTATTTCGACGGTCACCATGTGACAGCTACACTCAACACACCTCACAGTAA